The Chionomys nivalis chromosome 4, mChiNiv1.1, whole genome shotgun sequence genome contains the following window.
TGTTTCAATATTTAATGCTCTCAATgataccttctttctttcttctgattgTTGTTTTAAGAACGGTCTTTCTAtggagtcctggaactcactatgtaggaaAGACCTATCTTAAACCAACAGAAATATTCTTGTCTCTAACAAAATTAATGGGGTGTACCACAACAGcaagttccctccctccctccctccctccctccctccctccctccctctgtctgtctctctctctctgtcttctctctctctctctctctctctctctgtctctctctctctgtctctctctctgtctctctctctctgtctctctctctctctctgtctctccctcgtCTCTCTCATTATTGTTTATTTGATAAgatatgtttctctgtgtagccctggctgttctgaaactaagTACTACGAGgccaacctcaaactcacagatattcgcCTGCCTATGCATCcttaggactgggattaaaagcattagGTGCCACCACTTCGAGACTTTTTATGAGGGGAGAGGGTTAAatttatctctccagctctctttatctttccttttctttcccttatcctttttttttttccttttacaggGGCTCATTCAACTGGGACTGACCTCTAGGCTCGAATTCCGAGTTCTACCACCCTACGGGGCAGGTTCTAGGTGACCATCCAACACATTGGGCCTATCTTTAACAATTTTATGACAACCCTTAATCTTAAGGAAATCTTTACCTGAATGTTTCAGGTTAGTATTTTAAAGAGTTTCACAGAGATGGAGAAACACCTGTGCAGTTCACAAACCACGGGGTGGGAGATGTGTTCCAAGGGATGCTTAGGATGCATGCACAAAGTCCCAGGTTTGATCCACATCAGGCTATAACTCGAGTTTGGTGCTACCATCGTGAAACTCATACATTCAGTAAATTTTTCTCCCTCatatattatgtttttttttaaagaatatgtttATTGTTATATTACTCTGTGTGGAtgttgtgtctgcatgtatatttgtacacCATCTCCTTGCATGTTGCCAGTATAGTTCAGAATAGgtatcagatccccctggaactggaattaaacaTGACTGTTAGCGGtaatgtgggtgcttggaactgaacccaggttttctggaagaatagcacatgctcttaaccactgatccagcATTCTACTCATGCTTggtgggttttgttcttgttttcttttgttactttgctttttgactttatttatttattttgtcttggattgattttgaggcaggtttctccaaacagggtttctctgtgtagcagaactggttggcctagaattCCCTTTTAAGACCAGGAAGGcatcaaactcactgagatccacctgtctctgccacccaagtgctgggattaaaggtgtgtgccaccaccacccggctgcttgtttggttttaaaaatgaTGTCCTAATATGTGACCCAGGCTGGACGCAAACTTGAGATTCTCCCTCTCATGATGCTGAAATCACATTCTATCAACCCCAGGACTCACGGACACAGTGACTATTTCTccgaaaaatgaaaacaaaataaatacatgatgaGCACTGAAGTTAAGAGAATGGAATATTGGGGAAGTGGAGGAAGCATCTTttcagtaattatttttttaagagagaagagacaggaccTCTCTTTATAGTCTCAGATGTCCTagagctttgtagaccagcctggtaaATTCTAGGTGGTCTTTTAAATTTCAGAAACACTCGAAAACAGAATTCTAAAGACCAGCCATATGAACGTCCTATTCAgaatctgtcaaaaaaaaaaaaaaaaaaaagccggccaggtgctggtggcacaccactttaatcctagcactccagaagAGAGGCAGGCTgttgtctgtgagttcgaggccagcctggtctacaacagctatcTCCAGGAtgggcttcaaagctacagacaaaaccagtctcgaaaaaccaaaaacattaaaaataaaaaccaagaggtgttggtacatgcctttaatctcagcactcgggaggcagaggcaggcagatcttggtgagtctcaggccagtctggtctactgagaTAGTTTCAGGTAGGCTacggctgttacagagagaaatcctgtctcgaaaaaccaaaaaataaaacacacggAAGATATTCTGGCTGCACTATGCCAAAAGCATTTCTAGAGTACAGCCTAGGCTACTGGAAAGTCCAGCCCACACTCCTGGGCAAAGCCTCTGAATTGGAGGCTCGAGGGGCGGAGCCTAGCGTGACTTTTCACGACTTCACTTTCCGGTCCAACACTGGGGATTTAATTGACGTCCTGGGTGTATCCGGTGGGGCGTGAATAAAGCGCAGGACTCCAGGGCCCGTGACTGCAGTCGCTCGGCCAGCACCAGCGCCACTGTCCTCGCTGCACCCAGCGCCTCAACAGCCCCACAGAGCCGTCCACATCCTGAACATGCAGCCTAGCAGCAATGACACGGACCCCGCGACCTGCTGGACACCACAGCCACAGGGACCCAGCCCTGCCAAGCGCCACTGCCTCCACGATTCTCAGGCGCCATCCCACCTTGAGGAGCCCTCTGTGTCCACGAGCTATGCATCGACCTCCATGGTGTTCCTGGCCGCTGACTGTGTCCTACAGCTGCAGCTGGATGGCGTCGAACTGCTGCTGGAGCCGGATGCCAACTCGGTCCTGGAAGTGGAGCTCCCCGAACACACTATCATCCTGGTGCCCGAGGGCCTCCAGGCTCCAGACCATCTTGGACAGCCTGGGTTCTTGTCCGCCACCCCGCAGGGGGGCGCTGTCTTGGAAATGCCAGCGGATGACCTTCTAGTCCTCCAGCCGGGATCCTCCTGTGAGTTCATTCTAGAAAGTTCCTACCAAGAGGAATCCTATGATGAGGATGAGGACTCTGGCTCCCTGTCTCCATGGATGGATCCTCCAGCTGGTCAGGCAAGTGAGCACTTTTCCTCCACCATCAGGATGCCCAGTCCTTGGCCTCAGGGCCACATCCCAGAACCATATCCTTCAGGGTCTTCCCCTAATGCAGAGCCATATTCTCCAAGGTCTGTCTGGGACCAGGACAGCTACCTGCTGGGACCCTTCCCCAGCTCAcccctgcagcctctgcctccatctcctcctccaagtCCCCAAGAGCAGCGTCCTCCGTCCTCTCCTCGGTCCCCATGCAAGGCCAGGAAGAGACTGTTCTGTGAATGAACTGCCCTGCACCAATCCGGATGACCCTCAAATGAGAGACTGGATTCCCAACGCCATCGCGAGTGCACAGCCTACAAGGTTAGAAGGACACTCTTGTTTCTGAAATGGGAAGAATGCAGAATATTGGATATTTGGTTGGCCAGAATGTCTGGAAGGAAGATCATCGCCTCCAGATCACGTGCTGGTTGACACTCGCCTGCATTTGCTCTTTGACTTGACTGCTTACTTAGACTTTTTCTGTACAGAAGTCACCCTCGGGCAGCTCCAGCAGTGCAGtcctgatctgcctgcctctgctgtttgtgctgggattaaaggcgtgtgtgccACCGCTACCCAgctcatgttattttttttataaataaatggggcttttgtttgttttggtgggggttgttttggggtttattttgattttgctttagGAGGAGTTggtttttaccttttctttcaaCAAGAAATAAGTCTTTTGAtctcattttgtatatttttaatatagttctccagttctggggatcatAATTCTAATGTTACAATAATTTGTTATAAGACTATGTTGTTAGAATAATTAGAAGAGCTcaaatttatgtttttcattgtaACTTGAGTATAGATATgtcttatgtttattttatatccaacaaaatttattaatttctttagtGATCTTATGTACCTTCTTTTGGATGTTTAATAAAAACAGTATCTCTACTGAGAAATTGGGGGCCTCTGACATATCTAATACATCTTATTTATCATTAATAATTCCTATGAAATTGTTAAGTTCAATTGAAGTTTATTTGTTAAGTACATTCCTATCATATAGAATGCAATTACTTAAATTTTATAATCGAATATTAGCTTTTCTGTACATAGTAGTTAGATAGATTTTGTCCTACTGAAGATTTTACTTTATAATGTTTCTGATCATAAAAAATTTAGACActtctattttggttttggttaagTACTAGGGCTTTGTCAAAATGttgtatttaataatttaataaaagtgtattttaaaaacttgtgTTTAGAGTACCTTCATGTATGAGCTATGTTGAGCCCTGACTctggcaaacacacaaaaacacggTTAGAGGACACATGAGACCAGGGTTGAGGCTAAGGACATTGTA
Protein-coding sequences here:
- the LOC130873566 gene encoding proline-rich protein 23A3-like yields the protein MPKAFLEYSLGYWKVQPTLLGKASELEARGAEPSVTFHDFTFRSNTGDLIDVLGVSVARPAPAPLSSLHPAPQQPHRAVHILNMQPSSNDTDPATCWTPQPQGPSPAKRHCLHDSQAPSHLEEPSVSTSYASTSMVFLAADCVLQLQLDGVELLLEPDANSVLEVELPEHTIILVPEGLQAPDHLGQPGFLSATPQGGAVLEMPADDLLVLQPGSSCEFILESSYQEESYDEDEDSGSLSPWMDPPAGQASEHFSSTIRMPSPWPQGHIPEPYPSGSSPNAEPYSPRSVWDQDSYLLGPFPSSPLQPLPPSPPPSPQEQRPPSSPRSPCKARKRLFCE